From Astyanax mexicanus isolate ESR-SI-001 chromosome 11, AstMex3_surface, whole genome shotgun sequence, the proteins below share one genomic window:
- the LOC103047016 gene encoding CASP8 and FADD-like apoptosis regulator → MNTGMSGSAGTAVSQQISHSVMNRIVEELSEEERKRLVYLCGALDSERCADHVREMLLMLMEQEQMNRQLLMELMVRMQRYDLLKCVLNTTRTEAERLLKNSNNLSEYRILMDELSENLSSSDLKSLVFLLRGTLPTEKAEKIECFLDLVVELERLDLISSSRMEVMEQNLRAIHRVDLARRLSQYQSRAERPEHKPTMKNTLWRPCLSATPNSLSGIPPTSCGKRQVLSRPCAASAAVLQRSSISQRCERVEDEYRMQSRTRGLCVIIDCVGTEGVFLQQLFESLSFRVSLHSLLSVQDMLSTLQDVSKQREHYTADAFICCIISRRCSSGLLGTDPRGSGLGLDYIRQLFTPEFCPGLAGKPKLFFIQSYEVSGGPQGRGRAQIWDYEDGELETDGPAVASYRPEVLPADADVFWSHCSTEEHQLKMVNHRSVYLQSLRGELQEAQRRRIHMVDVHMAVNGAVYDHNYKHPRSSYSVNLRHTLRKHVYFC, encoded by the exons ATGAACACAGGTATGTCGGGTTCAGCAGGTACAGCAGTGTCTCAGCAGATCTCTCACTCTGTGATGAACCGGATCGTGGAGGAGCTGAGCGAGGAGGAGCGGAAGCGTCTGGTGTACCTGTGTGGAGCTCTGGACTCTGAGCGCTGTGCTGATCACGTCCGGgagatgctgctgatgctgatggagCAGGAGCAGATGAACCGGCAGCTTCTGATGGAGCTGATGGTGAGGATGCAGCGCTACGATTTACTCAAGTGTGTTCTGAACACCACCAGGACTGAGGCTGAACGTCTGCTGAAGAACAGCAACAACCTCTCAGAATACAG GATACTGATGGATGAGCTGAGTGAGAACCTGAGCTCATCTGATCTGAAGTCTTTGGTGTTTCTGCTGAGAGGAACGTTACCCACAGAGAAAGCAGAAAAAATCGAG tgtttcctGGACCTGGTGGTGGAGCTGGAGAGGCTGGATCTGATCTCCAGCAGCAGGATGGAGGTGATGGAGCAGAATCTGAGGGCCATCCACAGAGTGGACCTCGCCCGGAGGCTCAGCCAGTACCAGAGCAgag CTGAAAGACCAGAACACAAGCCCACAATGAAGAATACCCTCTGGAGGCCTTGCTTATCAGCTACA CCAAATTCCTTGTCTGGAATTCCACCCACTTCCTGCGGGAAAAGACAGGTTCTTTCCAGACCCTGTGCTG CGAGTGCTGCTGTGCTGCAGAGGAGCTCCATCAGTCAGCGCTGTGAG AGAGTGGAGGATGAGTACAGGATGCAGAGCAGAACCAGAGGACTGTGTGTCATCATCGATTGTGTGGGAACTGAAGGAG TTTTTCTACAGCAGCTTTTTGAAAGTCTCAGCTTCAGGGTGAGTCTTCACAGTCTGCTGAGCGTTCAGGACATGCTCTCCACCCTGCAGGACGTCTCCAAACAGAGGGAGCACTACACGGCCGATGCTTTTATCTGCTGTATCATCAGCCGCCGCTGTTCCTCTGGTCTGCTGGGGACGGACCCCCGAGGTTCAGGGTTGGGTCTGGACTACATCCGGCAGCTTTTTACCCCGGAGTTCTGCCCCGGCCTGGCGGGAAAACCCAAACTCTTCTTCATCCAGAGCTACGAAGTCTCAGGGGGTCCGCAGGGTAGAGGCAGGGCTCAGATTTGGGATTATGAAGATGGAGAGCTGGAGACGGACGGACCCGCCGTCGCCTCCTACAGGCCGGAGGTGCTTCCTGCAGATGCTGACGTGTTCTGGAGCCACTGCTCTACAGAGGAGCATCAGCTGAAGATGGTTAACCATCGATCGGTCTACCTGCAGTCTCTGAGAGGAGAATTACAGGAGGCCCAGAGAAG GAGGATTCACATGGTGGATGTGCACATGGCGGTGAATGGAGCCGTATATGATCACAACTATAAACACCCCCGATCATCATACAGCGTGAATCTCAGACACACACTGCGCAAACACGTCTACTTCTGCTGA
- the ndufb3 gene encoding NADH dehydrogenase [ubiquinone] 1 beta subcomplex subunit 3 yields MGGDHGHSKLSMPDYKTWKWEGTPLEATQQRLARRGLRDPWARNEAWRYAGSFGKAVTFKDVLMRGFKAGFAVFAVALAVEYAFFPPKKSDH; encoded by the exons ATGGGTGGGGATCATGGGCACAGCAAGCTGTCCATGCCGGACTACAAAACCTGGAAGTGGGAGGGAACACCGCTGGAGGCGACCCAGCAGCGGCTCGCTCGCAGGGGGCTGAGGGACCCGTGGGCACG gaatgaGGCCTGGAGGTACGCCGGCAGCTTCGGGAAAGCCGTCACCTTTAAGGATGTTCTGATGCGTGGGTTTAAGGCGGGATTCGCTGTGTTCGCCGTGGCGCTGGCTGTGGAGTACGCGTTCTTCCCTCCGAAGAAGTCTGATCACTGA